In Streptomyces camelliae, the sequence GGGCCTGTTCATAGGTCTCGGACTGGGCGTTCGTACGGAACAGGACGGCGATCTCGGCGGCGGGGACGCCCGCGTCGATCAGTTCGCGGATGCGGCGGGCGGCGCCTTCGGCCTCGGCGGGTTCGTCGGTGTACTCGGTGTGGACGGGCTCGGGGCCGGGGGGGCGCTGGGAGACGAGTTCCAGCCGGTGGTCGGCGGCTCGGCCGCGGGCCTGGGCGAGCAGGCCGTTGGCGAGGCGGACCACCTGGGGGGTGGAGCGGTAGTCCCGGACCAGTTTCACGACGGTGGCGCCCGGGTGCCTGGCCCGGAAGTCGAGGAGGTGGTCGGGGGTTGCTCCCGTGAACGAGTAGATGGTCTGGCTGGCGTCGCCGACGACGCACAGGTTGTCGCGGTCGCCGAGCCACAGCTCCAGCAGGCGCTGCTGCAGTGGGCTGACGTCCTGGTACTCGTCCACGACGAAGTGCTGGTACTGCGCGCGGACCTGTTCGGCGATGTCGTGTCGGTCCTGGAGGATGGCGACGGTCAGCAGCAGGACGTCCTCGAAGTCGATCACCGCGCGGTCGCGTTTTAGGTCTTCGTAGGCCGCGTAGAGGTGTGCGATCTCGGCGGGATCGCGGGGCGCCTCACGGCCGGCCTTCGCAGCTGCGTAGGGGTAGTCGGCGGGGACGGTCTGGGTGACCTTGGACCATTCGATTTCCGCGGTCACATCGCGTAGCTCGCCGCGGTCGAGCCGGGTGCCGCAGGCGGCGGCCGCGTCGGCGACGAGTTGGAGCTTGCGGTCGATGAGCCGGGGCATGCCGCCACCGATCGCTTTCGGCCAGAAGTACTGGAGCTGGCGCAGGGCGGCGGAGTGGAAGGTGCGGGCCTGGACGCCGTGGGCGCCGAGCTGGCGCAGCCGGCCGCGCATCTCTCCGGCGGCGCGGTTGGTGAAGGTGACGGCGAGCACGCTGGAGGGCTGCAGGATCCCGGCGCGCACCCCGTAGGCGATACGGTGTGTGATCGCCCGGGTCTTGCCCGTGCCCGCCCCGGCCAGGACGCACACCGGGCCGTGCAGGGCGGTCGCCACCGCGCGCTGCTCGGGGTCGAGCCCTTCGAGCACCGCGTCGGCCCCACTCGGCGGAGCCGAATATTGAGAACTGCCGGGGCCCTGCGGGAAGAGGGTGGAGTGCGTTGCTGCTGTCACACCGCAATGCTGCCAGGTCGTCCGGGACTGCCGTGGCGGTTGTCCACAGGCGGGCGGGCTTTGTCGTACTAATGCGGCAGGCGTCACAGCAGCCTGTGGACAACCGGGGTGACAGGGCGCATACCCCCGGTGGGAATGGCGGGCCCGTCGCGTACGTTCTCTCCCCGGACGACCTTTTCCGAGCTGCCTGAGGAGCGCGAGAGACATGCAGGGCACTGTGACGATGTACAGCACGACTTGGTGCGGCTACTGCCAGCGGCTGAAGAAGCAGCTGGAGCGGGAGGGCATCGCCTACACCGAGATCAACATCGAGCAGGACCCCGAGTCCGCCGCGTTCGTGGAGAAGGCGAACGGCGGAAACCAGACGGTCCCGACCGTGCTCTTCGCGGACGGCAGCACGCTGACGAACCCGTCGCTGGCTCAGGTGAAGCAGAAGCTGGCCGCGTAAGGTCCGCGCTGCCGGACGGCGGTTCCCGAGCCCCCTGGGGTTCAGGAACCGCCGTTTCGCGTCTTGTCCCACACGAGGACGTACCGCACAGCAGCCTGCGCCGGAAGCGGCAGCCCGGCAGCAGACGGCGGGCGGCCGTGCGGGCCTCGCCCCAGTGCATGGCGGAGTCCTCCACCGGCATGCCGGTGGGGCCGCGTTTGCCGCCGTGGGCGCGGGCGTACAGAAGGCTCACCGGCAGTCCGCAGCCGCTGATCACCCAGTCCAGCGGGGTGTGGTTGTACGCCATTCCGACGACGACCAGTCGGCCGCCGGGCGCGACCAGCCGGGTCAGGCCGCCGATCGCGTCCTCGAAGCGGGCGTGGTGCACGACGGCGACGGCGCTGACGAAGTCGTAGCCGTCCGTGGGGAGCGAGACGCCGTCGAGGTAGTCGGCCTCGACGAAGGTGACGTTCCCCGGCTGCCGGGCGCGGGCCTGCCGGATCATCTCCGGCGAGCGGTCCACGCCCGTGACCGTCCGCGCGCGGGCGGCGAGCTTGCGGGCCAGGAGGCCGTCGCCGCAGCCGACGTCCAGGGCCGTGCGGCAGCCGTCGGGTACGGCCGCCAGCACCGCCCGGTGGTAGTGGACGTTGTGGTTCCAGTACGGGTCGCCGGTCATCGGGGGTGTCTTCAGACGAAGCTTCGTGTCGGCAGCGGCTTGCCGTACCACATCTCGATCAGGCGGGCCGCGATGGAGATGCCGTAGGGCGGCATCACCTCGCCGGATTCGAAGGCGTCGTGCAGTTCCTCGCGGGAGAACCAGCGGGCCTCGTGGATCTCGTCGCCGTCGACGTCGATCTCGGTGGACGTGGCACGCGCCATGAAGCCGAGCATCAGGCTGGACGGGAAGGGCCAGGGCTGGCTGGCCACGTACTCCACCGAGCCGATGGTGACACCGACCT encodes:
- a CDS encoding mycoredoxin, translating into MQGTVTMYSTTWCGYCQRLKKQLEREGIAYTEINIEQDPESAAFVEKANGGNQTVPTVLFADGSTLTNPSLAQVKQKLAA
- a CDS encoding ATP-dependent DNA helicase UvrD2 — its product is MTAATHSTLFPQGPGSSQYSAPPSGADAVLEGLDPEQRAVATALHGPVCVLAGAGTGKTRAITHRIAYGVRAGILQPSSVLAVTFTNRAAGEMRGRLRQLGAHGVQARTFHSAALRQLQYFWPKAIGGGMPRLIDRKLQLVADAAAACGTRLDRGELRDVTAEIEWSKVTQTVPADYPYAAAKAGREAPRDPAEIAHLYAAYEDLKRDRAVIDFEDVLLLTVAILQDRHDIAEQVRAQYQHFVVDEYQDVSPLQQRLLELWLGDRDNLCVVGDASQTIYSFTGATPDHLLDFRARHPGATVVKLVRDYRSTPQVVRLANGLLAQARGRAADHRLELVSQRPPGPEPVHTEYTDEPAEAEGAARRIRELIDAGVPAAEIAVLFRTNAQSETYEQALADAGVPYQLRGAERFFDRPEVRKAGLALRGAARFGGNDSLLDDAVDLPSQVRAVLSGEGWTSEPPAGSGAVRERWESLAALVNLAHDLAAASPKATLADFVAELDERAGAQHAPTVQGVTLASLHAAKGLEWDAVFLVGVAEGMLPITYAKTDEQIEEERRLLYVGVTRARERLHVSWALSRSPGGRPNRRPSRFLDGLRHGTTATAGHTGTGAAAGVERGTSRDTAAVPRRAQRTPARCRVCGRTLTEAGEMKLMRCEDCPSDMDEGLYERLREWRAVQAERSGQPDFCVFTDRTLMAIAEARPENSAELSRISGVLNRKLRSYGADVLAICAGQDIKEGDGDD